The following coding sequences lie in one Hippopotamus amphibius kiboko isolate mHipAmp2 chromosome 17, mHipAmp2.hap2, whole genome shotgun sequence genomic window:
- the PIGS gene encoding GPI transamidase component PIG-S — MAAPGAAATDLEVVRGKRAALFFAAVVIVLGLPLWWKTTETYRAPLPYSEISGLNSLQLRLMVPVTVVFTQESVPLDDQEKLPFTVVHEREIPLKYKLKIKCRFQKAYRRALDHEKEALSLGSIQEAETMLAEPSEQAEGSLTVYVISEHSLLLPQDMMSYIGPKRMAVVRGIMHREAFNIIGRRVIQVAQAMSLTEDVLAAALADHLPEDKWSSDKRRPLKSSLGYEITFSLLNPDPKSHDVHWDIEGAVRRYVQPFLNALSAVGNFSVDSQILYYAVLGVNPRFDPASSSYYLAAHSLPHVINPVESRLGSSAASLYPVLNFLLYVPELAHSPLYIQDKDGAPVATNAFHSPRWGGIMVYNVDPKAYNGSALPVRVEVDMVRVMEVFLAQLRLLFGIAQPQVPPKCLFSGPKSEGIMTWELDRLLWARSVENLATATTTLTSLAQLLGKIGNIVIKDDVASEVYRAVAAVQKAAEELASGHLASAFVASREAVTSSERAFFDPSLLHLLYFPDDQKFAIYIPLFLPMAVPILLSLFKIFLEARKSWKKPEKTD; from the exons ATGGCGGCCCCCGGGGCCGCAGCTACAGACCTAG AGGTGGTTCGAGGCAAGCGTGCTGCCCTCTTCTTCGCCGCGGTGGTCATCGTGCTGGGCCTGCCGCTCTGGTGGAAGACCACGGAGACCTACCGGGCCCCGTTGCCTTACTCCGAGATCAGTGGGCTGAATTCCCTGCAG CTCCGGCTTATGGTGCCGGTCACTGTCGTGTTTACCCAGGAGTCAGTGCCATTAGACGACCAGGAAAAGCTGCCTTTCACCGTAGTGCATGAGAGAGAGATCCCTCTGAAGT aCAAATTGAAAATCAAATGCCGTTTCCAGAAGGCCTATCGGAGGGCTTTGGATCATGAGAAGGAGGCCCTGTCACTGGGCAGTATACAAG AGGCAGAAACCATGTTAGCTGAGCCATCGGAGCAAGCAGAGGGCTCCCTGACAGTGTACGTGATCTCTGAACACTCCTTGCTTCTCCCTCAG GACATGATGAGCTACATTGGGCCCAAGAGGATGGCAGTTGTGCGGGGGATAATGCACCGGGAGGCCTTTAACATCATCGGCCGCCGCGTAATCCAGGTAGCCCAGGCCATGTCTTTGACTGAGGATGTGCTTGCTGCAGCCTTGGCTGACCACCTCCCAGAGGACAAGTGGAGCTCTGATAAGAGGCGGCCTCTCAAGTCCAGCTTGG GCTATGAAATCACCTTCAGCTTACTCAACCCTGACCCCAAGTCCCATGACGTCCACTGGGACATCGAGGGGGCAGTCCGGCGCTATGTGCAGCCCTTCCTGAATGCCCTCAGTGCTGTGGGCAACTTCTCTGTGGACTCTCAG ATCCTTTACTACGCAGTGTTGGGGGTAAACCCCCGCTTTGACCCAGCTTCCTCCAGCTACTACTTGGCCGCGCACAGCCTCCCCCATGTCATCAACCCAGTGGAATCCCGGCTGG GATCCAGCGCTGCCTCCCTTTACCCTGTGCTCAACTTTCTACTCTACGTACCCGAGCTTGCCCACTCCCCCCTGTACATTCAGGACAAGGATGGGGCTCCAGTGGCCACCAACGCCTTCCACAGTCCCCGCTGGGGTGGCATTATG GTATACAATGTGGACCCCAAAGCCTACAATGGCTCGGCGCTGCCAGTGAGAGTTGAGGTGGACATGGTGCGGGTGATGGAGGTGTTTCTGGCTCAGTTGCG GCTGCTCTTTGGAATTGCTCAGCCCCAGGTGCCTCCAAAATGCCTCTTTTCAGGGCCTAAGAGTGAAGGGATAATGACCTGGGAGCTAGACCGGCTGCTCTGGGCTCGGTCAGTGGAGAACCTGGCCACAGCCACCACCACTCTCACGTCCCTGGCCCAGCTTCTGGGCAAGATCGGCAACATTGTCATCAAGGACGATGTGGCATCTGAG GTGTACAGGGCTGTAGCTGCAGTCCAGAAGGCAGCGGAGGAGTTGGCCTCTGGGCACCTGGCCTCTGCCTTCGTTGCCAGCCGGGAAGCTGTGACGTCCTCGGAACGTGCCTTTTTCgatccctctctcctccacctcctctacTTCCCTGATGACCAGAAGTTTGCCATCTACATCCCACTCTTCCTGCCTATGGCTGTGCCCATCCTCTTGTCCCTGTTCAAGATCTTCCTGGAGGCTCGCAAGTCCTGGAAAAAGCCTGAGAAGACAGACTGA
- the ALDOC gene encoding fructose-bisphosphate aldolase C → MPHSYPALSAEQKKELSDIALRIVAPGKGILAADESVGSMAKRLSQIGVENTEENRRLYRQVLFSADDRVKKCIGGVIFFHETLYQKDDNGVPFVRTIQDKGIVVGIKVDKGVVPLAGTDGETTTQGLDGLSERCAQYKKDGADFAKWRCVLKISERTPSALAILENANVLARYASICQQNGIVPIVEPEILPDGDHDLKRCQYVTEKVLAAVYKALSDHHVYLEGTLLKPNMVTPGHACPIKYSPEEIAMATVTALRRTVPPAVPGVTFLSGGQSEEEASLNLNAINRCPLPRPWALTFSYGRALQASALNAWRGQQDNAGAATEEFIKRAEVNGLAAQGKYEGSGEDGGAAAQSLYIANHAY, encoded by the exons ATGCCCCACTCGTACCCAGCCCTTTCTGCTGAGCAGAAAAAGGAGTTGTCTGACATTGCCCTCCGGATTGTGGCCCCAGGCAAAGGCATTCTGGCTGCAGATGAGTCTGTAG GCAGCATGGCCAAGCGGCTGAGCCAAATTGGGGTGGAGAACACAGAGGAGAACCGTCGGTTGTACCGCCAAGTCCTGTTCAGTGCTGATGACCGTGTGAAGAAGTGCATTGGAGGTGTCATCTTCTTCCATGAGACACTCTACCAGAAAGATGATAATGGTGTCCCCTTCGTCCGTACCATCCAGGATAAGGGCATTGTCGTGGGCATCAAG GTTGACAAGGGTGTAGTGCCTCTAGCCGGGACTGATGGAGAAACCACCACTCAAG GGCTGGATGGGCTCTCGGAACGCTGTGCCCAGTACAAGAAGGACGGCGCTGACTTTGCCAAGTGGCGCTGCGTGCTGAAAATCAGTGAGCGCACACCCTCAGCACTTGCCATTCTGGAGAATGCCAACGTGCTGGCCCGCTATGCCAGCATCTGCCAGCAg AATGGGATTGTGCCTATTGTGGAACCTGAGATCCTGCCTGACGGAGACCATGACCTCAAACGTTGCCAGTATGTTACAGAGAAG GTCCTGGCTGCGGTGTATAAGGCCCTGAGTGATCATCACGTGTACCTGGAAGGGACCCTGCTCAAGCCCAACATGGTGACCCCTGGCCATGCCTGTCCCATTAAGTATAGCCCAGAGGAGATCGCCATGGCAACTGTCACTGCCCTGCGTCGCACTGTGCCCCCAGCTGTCCCAG GAGTGACCTTCCTGTCTGGGGGTCAGAGTGAAGAGGAGGCATCTCTCAACCTCAATGCTATCAACCGATGCCCCCTTCCCCGGCCCTGGGCCCTCACCTTCTCCTACGGGCGTGCCCTGCAGGCCTCTGCACTCAATGCCTGGCGAGGGCAACAGGACAATGCTGGGGCCGCCACTGAGGAGTTCATCAAGCGGGCCGAG GTGAATGGCCTTGCGGCCCAGGGCAAGTATGAAGGCAGCGGAGAAGATGGTGGAGCGGCAGCACAATCCCTCTACATCGCCAACCATGCCTACTGA
- the UNC119 gene encoding protein unc-119 homolog A: protein MKVKKGGGGAGTGAEPAPGASGLSVEPKPELQAESESGSESEPEAGPGPRPGPLQRKQPIGPEDVLGLQRITGDYLCSPEENIYKIDFVRFKIRDMDSGTVLFEIKKPPASERLPINPRDLDPNAGRFVRYQFTPAFLRLRQVGATVEFTVGDKPVNNFRMIERHYFRNQLLKSFDFHFGFCIPSSKNTCEHIYDFPPLSEELINEMIRHPYETQSDSFYFVDDRLVMHNKADYSYSGTP, encoded by the exons ATGAAGGTGAAGAAGGGCGGCGGCGGGGCTGGGACGGGGGCGGAGCCCGCTCCAGGGGCCTCGGGCCTGAGCGTGGAGCCCAAGCCGGAGCTGCAGGCGGAATCCGAATCCGGGTCCGAGTCGGAACCGGAGGCAGGCCCGGGGCCCAGGCCGGGGCCGCTGCAGAGGAAGCAGCCGATCGGGCCGGAGGACGTGCTGGGGCTGCAGCGGATCACGGGCG ACTACCTGTGCTCCCCTGAGGAGAACATCTACAAGATTGACTTCGTCAGGTTCAAGATTCGGGACATGGATTCAGGCACTGTTCTCTTTGAAATCAAGAAGCCCCCAGCCTCAG AGCGGTTGCCCATCAACCCACGGGACCTGGACCCCAATGCTGGGCGTTTTGTCCGCTACCAGTTCACACCTGCCTTCCTCCGCCTGAGGCAGGTGGGAGCCAC GGTGGAGTTCACAGTGGGAGACAAGCCTGTCAACAACTTCCGCATGATCGAGAGGCACTACTTCCGCAACCAGCTGCTCAAAAGCTTTGACTTCCACTTTGGCTTCTGCATCCCCAGCAGCAAGAACACTTGCGAGCACATCTACGACTTCCCCCCTCTCTCTGAGGAGCTGA TCAATGAGATGATCCGTCACCCGTACGAAACACAGTCTGACAGCTTCTACTTCGTGGATGACCGACTGGTGATGCACAACAAAGCTGACTATTCGTACAGCGGGACGCCCTGA